AACAAGATTTACAAGAGTATTGAAGAGAAATTGCAtagatttgagatttttagaGATAATTTGAAACACATTGATGAGAGGAACAATATTGTTAGTAATTATTGGCTTGGTTTGAATGATTTTGCTGATTTAAGCCATgatgaattcaagaaaatgtaTTTAGGACTCAAAGTTCAAAATGAAAAGAGATCAAATGATGAATTTATTTATAGTGATTTTGTGGATTTGCCTAAGTCTGTTGATTGGAGAAAAAAAGGTGCTGTGACTGATGTCAAAAATCAAGGCTCATGTGGTAAGTTAATTATTATAAGGGACTCATTTTGAGTGTTAACAACTTTAAAGGGTATTTCAgtcattttaacataaaaaacgTTCATCGGcctttttttttaccaaacactTCAATTAACCcttaattttcaaattcatagattttaggggtattttagtcattttaacaaaaagaaGTGTTgagacacttttttttttctttaccaaCCACTTCAATTAATcctttattttcaaattcatagattttaagggtattttagtcaTTTCAGCAAAAAAACGTTTagacacctttttttttttactgaacACTTCAATTAATCCTTTATTTCCAAATTAATAGATTTCTATATTGCATCGAactctttaaaaatatcttCAGGTGTGTATGTAGATCCTCCAAAACCAATATATTTTTGGAGGTATGATCGACATGgatgcaataatatttttgtaaggTCAATTCAATACATCCAAACACACACTAATAGTTAGTTTCATATTCAATACATCCAAACACTAACTAAtccttattttcatatttatatttaggGAAAAAGTCATATTTGCCCCTCTACTATCGAAAAAATAAGCTATATTAGTCATATGTTATACTAATATACCTTTACAATCATAGTTTAGAGCTATATTTACCCGTAAAAACTTCATTTTCAGCTTTAAAAAGGTCATGTATCATGCTCTTATCGAACAAAATATGTTGAGTTTTGCAGGTAGTTGTTGGGCGTTTTCGACGGTAGCGGCGGTAGAGGGAATAAACCAAATAAAAACAGGGAATTTGACATCTTTGTCTGAACAAGAGTTGATTGATTgtgatacaaaatacaatagtGGTTGCAATGGTGGCCTTATGGATTATGCTTTTCAATTTATTGTTTCACAAGGTGGTCTTCACAAAGAGGATGACTATCCTTACCTCATGGAAGAAGGCACTTGTGATGAAAAAAGAGTAAGTCAATAATCTAATAATGGTATTAATTCCTAGCTATGTTACTCGTAGAGTCGGAGCCAGGATTTTAAGTTTATGAGTTCAATTTTGTTATTGAACACATAGTTAGTGAACTTTCTTATACAAATATATGGTCTAAGGAAAAGTTAATGAGCTTGCACTACAAAAAAACTGTGAATTACATGAGGATTTTCATGGGAATTAGTACGAAATTTCGCAGGAAACTGAAAAATCCCTATGTAATTCATAGTTTTTTATAATGTTAGTTCGAACTTGTACCTAATGTTATAGTTATGCTCCTTGTTGCATGGATCCTTAGATCCTTCCAAAGTAGTTCATTTTAAAACGGATATTCTAACACGTGTAGAACGACATTTTTGGAGGATCTAAGCAAACGTACATAGCTTCTATGAGTATTTCAATCTTGAACGCTCATGAACTTCAATTTCTGGATTTGCCTCTAGCTTTGTTACTCAAATCCTTTAAAATGTTGTCAGATGTGTGTTGGCCAGACggtcactacaacaaaaataacttttggtGGCAACAAATATACACATTAACAAAGAGTGATAAATCATTTACTGACATTAGTTAGTTGTTATTGGATATAGTATCGCTATAGGCTTTAGGAACATTTACAAAGAGTGTTAAATGcaactaaaaatatgtttttagcggcaattaagtTATTGCAGTCAATTAATAGTCAccaaaggtcatttttggaggatccagTATCGatacaaaaattcataaattgaaatgtgttatttttttcaGGACGAAAGTGAAGTGGTGACAATAGATGGTTACCATGATGTACCTGCCAATGATGAACAAAGTTTGTTGAAAGCTCTTGCTAACCAACCTTTGAGTGTTGCCATTGAGGCTTCTGGTAGAGATTTCCAATTCTACAAAGGGGTAAACTTCCTTTTGACTCTCTCTCTTTTTGTGTGTTACGTTTGTCGTGacggaaaatgttttcttagaAAATAAGTCGTTTTTTGGATGTTTGATTGTCAGACCAAAAGAATGAAAAGTTACTTAATTCCCTTACTATTACAATTATCTATAACTCTCCAACTAAGTATCGGAATATATTTTTGTGTAAACAAGtgattttctagaaaaaataaCTTTCATCGTATCAAAACATATATACCCTTAACTATAAATAgaatcttttaagattttgcTTGTAATAACTGATGTATACAATCTTTTAGATAAATAATCAGTCAAATTTACTGTTTACTTTTTCTAGTCGATATACTGAGTAAACCCCGAAATTATGGGTGTAGGGTGTGTTTGATGGACATTGTGGAACAGCATTGGATCATGGAGTGGCAGCAGTTGGATATGGATCCACAAAAGGGTTGGATTACATAATTGTGAAGAATTCTTGGGGGGCAAAATGGGGAGAAAAAGGTTTTATTAAGATGAAGAGAAATACTGGTAAAGCCTCAGGTCTTTGTGGAATCAACAAAATGGCTTCTTTCCCTAccaaaaataagtgaaaaaaaaatatttgtaattttttttcttctatttgttgAATGTTGTTTCATTTGTTGTTTGAGCattatgttgtattttgttaAGGGACTATCCAATGTATAATTCAAAGAAATTCTATACTACATTCCCTcggttttattttatgtgtctTATTTTGACCAGACACGAACATCATTTCTGAATGAATCATATGACGTTAAACTAAAGATGTATGTATTACTACCCCAAACGCTCTTTGAATCATGTATCTTAAATATGTTGCATGAATCAGATCCTTTAAAATGTTTCCAAACGTATATCGGATTCTCcgtaagttaattattttcgaAGGATCCGAACAACTTGGTTTGTGAGAATTATATCATGACAATGGGAAAACATTTCCCTTCCCAAAAGATGAATTAACCACATAAAAAGTACATAATTGATATTATTCTAGATCACATAATTGCAATAAAATACACTCTAAAGTTGGAAGATGGCTAATATGAGTAAGTGATAACTAGATAGAACAAGAAAGCCAAACCATGTCCTATGACTGATGAAATACAAGAAATTAAATCAACAAGACAGAAAATGCAGAACAACTACGCATCAGCAAATCGACGTTTCTCACCAGTTCTTGAACTTAAGGTAAGAAGTGTCTGTGAACCTTATTTCTGCACAACTACGATTACACCGATTAAAATTACAACAATCCTCTCTTGGGAGTCTTCTTCAGTGAACTAGTCGATGACAAGGAGTTCAATTGGTCAGAAAAGAGAGCGTTAATAACTCATTTCCAAGGCATGCTTGAGATTCCTTGCAGGTTATCGTTGGTGCATACTGGACCCCTCTGATTTATGGGGCTGCCTGGTCCACCAGATGATTCACTATAAGTGCCTCGTGATGGTGGGCTATTGGCCCCTGTCAAACCACCACCAACACCAAGATTGGCATTCAACGGAGCAGGTAAAACCTCAAAATGGTTTGATGTTTTTGGCTCTTTCCGACCATCTGCAATGAAGCTACCTACGATAACCTGGAAGAAAAGCCGTTTATTAGTGCCTGCTATGCGAACAAAATCTGTACCACGTTTACTCTTTTAACATTTAACATATGCGATAAATGGTAGTGCGAGCACAAGCGCCAAGCCATTGACCTCTGTTATTATTAGTAGGTCCTCATACCTTTGAGTGCggctttcttcttcttctttaatttctttatcaGTTAACTTTTTAATATAGTAAACCTCACACACCTCAAAAGGTCAAAGATAACTAATGACGAGATATGATTGTACTTCTTTTTTAAGTCCCCTGCCCCACACCCTTCACAAAAAAGGGATCACGCACACACATCCTTTCGTTCTTTATTCTGAACGATGCATGCTGCATGCTTTCATAAAGCCAGAATTGTCTCATCCAAAGGAAAGAGGTACAGAAGTAAACAGAGTGCCAAAACAAAAACTTAATAATCAACGGATTGCTTGTCTCGTATATATACCAATACCAGCTTCACTAATTACCATTTAACACTAAATCCAGGAAAGGCGGATACTGCTAATTCCAATCTTCCTTTTTGGACTTGACAAACAAAATACTCAAGCATTTTCAAGAATCGGATGTAATATGAGAAGGCAAACCTGGACTGGTGATGCGGCAGTTAGAACACCCGCCACACACCCGCCTAAAATCCGTCCATCAGATCCAGCTAATGATACACTTAATCCACCTGTTCTGCTTTGTTGACCACCAATGTCAGACAGCATAAATGAACCAGAGAGAGACAAAATGTCAAACCGTCCCTACAGGAGGAAAAGGTCAAGCAGTCAACAGTGAAATAATAGACAATACGAAAAGAGCGATGCAGAAGAGCACATTTTTATTTGCAGATCTGTGAGATCTAGAAGAGACGATCAACTAATTTCAGGCGCAGAATGAAGTTGAAATCAAGAATAAGATTAAAATGCATACGAACTGCATGTGGACTTTagaaataatagtaaaaaaaacaaaacacatCTCTCAAGTAGAAtggaaaaatgataaatttttcccTCACATCCAAGTGAGATGCCCCTGGAAGTAATATTATGAAGTAAATAAGAGACTAATTAAATTACAACAATAAATTGAGGCTTTAAGGGCAAAGTACATCAATGTGTGGGCTTTAGTGAAAAAAGGGTgctaatgaatataaaaataaagggaaaagggtctgatatacccctcaactttgtcatttagagctgatataccccttgttatgaaagtggctcatatatacccctgcttgtaaacaaatggctcacatatacccttttcttctaacggaaatgaaaaaaaaataattttaatctaaatttttattatttctttctaaaaaatataaccccatatgagtaaatttaatcttcgccaaacattttttttttgaccttttttttgtttcaatgactaatttataattattattttgataatcaaatttatttatgtttcactaatattcttgtaaaacttattgtagatgaccaaattttttcttcgaatacaaaattaaattacaatacacaaaaaaatagtttaattttttttctttacactaaggaatgaaagaaaaaaacaaaataagaataagaaactcaaataattataataaaagaagtcaaaaaataatttatgtatgaaaaaaattaaaatataccttgaactttgatagaagaatcatatatacccctaaatcattttttaaaaaaaatagaagtaataaatataaatttaaaactaattttttaacatccgttaaatgaagggtatatgtgagccattttgtaatggcaggggtatatgtgagccgtttgtataacggtaagggcatatatgagccacgtTTATAACGAGggatatatcagctccaaatgacaaagttgaggggtatatcagacccttttcccaaaaataaataaaagtaatgcAGAAATACTACAAAAAGACATCAATTatttggattattttttttgaaaaactataacGAGCTGAAGTATGTGAGATGGAATGTGATATGCTAAAACATGTAACATATATTAAGAAGTAAAACCTCATATGTCGCCGTTCCACCGGACGTGGCAGTTTGTTTAAGAGTCACATATGATATTGCACCACTGGCAGATAAGATGCACACAGCCCTTGGACCATTCTGAGAAAACGACATTATTTTATATGCCACATCCTGAAAATCAGATAGTAAAGATTAGATATCTCGAAAACTATCACTGGTGTCCAAGAAAGTACAAGAATCCAAAGGCAACACTGGAATTCCAAGTTTCAACATTAAACACGTGTAGACACTTAGATTCGGGTTTAGAAAAGAATAGCGCTATATCGGTTGGGTGCTAAGAGGAGAAGTTTCAAGGCAATTGGACAAGTAAAAAAGGGTGAAAGGGCTCAACCAGCTTCTAACTTCTCCTAATTCAAATTCTAGATGTCATGACAGTGAAACTGAATTATTGACAGTAAAACTAATACGGAATAGTCGTAATTCCAGACATAAGAATATTTGCTGGCTATTGCCAAGTTTCATAAGAAATAAAATGTTCTTCAAgtcaatttttaaaatctatttagcATTCGAAGGAAATACAAAGGATAAAGAGGTTACCTCTCCTGGTTTCACAGCGATAATATGTGGTGTGAATCCAAATCCTGTTGATCCTGCAATCAGAAAATGACGTTGAGAAGTTCTATTAATGATgctgaacaaaaaaaaatgcagGATAATGTGGGATTTTACTATACAGGGCAAGTATAACATGTTCGCAACCTCCCACCCACGCGccaaaaaagaggaaaatggAGGAGAACGATTGGAAAATCAGCATCTGTCTTCTATTACATGTGATCCAagagaaataatgaaaatgcaGATCAGTTATTTCAGTAAGGCAGAAACTTCTCATgtaaattttgaaaacaaagGAATAGCTCATTTCTAAAATGAGGATGATTGATATATTTcgtttgtttcatttttttattttgaaaatggtAAAATTGTAACCTCACAATGCTAGAAACCTTCAGAAGTTGTTAAAGAACTAAGATTACTTACAATGACCTAGGATATCTACTAATTGTTCTGCTTCTTATATAACAAGActctttacaccaaaaacaaGAAATGGCAATACATTTGTCTATGATTTTTTGAATACTGTTAATTCTATCTTCAAAACATCTAGTAGTCCTCACTTTCCATATCGTCCACCAAATACAAGAAGGAATTAATCTCCGCCATTTCCTTGGACTCTTGCGGCCCCCTCTCCAGATTCAACAGCTTAATAGGTCTGTTGTGTGTTCAGGTATTACCCACTTAAGTTCTGTTAGATTAAAGAAAAGGGACCAAAGCTGAGAAGTGAATCTAGAATGGAGGAAAAGATGATTGTTTGTCCCTTTTTtcctcacaaaaaaaaaacatcgaGAAGCAATGCGAAACTTCCTATTTTGGGGCGCAAAACATGTTAAGCACTTAGCCTAATTTACCGGATGCTCCAGTGTCATCATCAAGGTCTACTTTTCTTTGCCAATTAGCATAAGCCTCTTAAGAGGAAACACTAAGCCTCTTATGTAAGtaatttgtaaaaaagaaaattgtccATATATTCGTTATTTTCAtgcttataaattataaaagattAGGACTACACATACATGTTTGTAGTTTTCTTCCATTTACTCCATTTTTCATCACACTTTGTATTTAAAGCCCCAAACAGGccttaaagattatttttttgcaCTTTTTACATTTGATAACAGTGTGAGAAACAAGgtaaataatttattaccaAAAGGAGATGTTAAAGGGAACTCATATGAAATTTACGATTACAAGCCATGATTccctcaaaaataaaatttttttaaaaaaacatagctataaataactttttttttttgaaattggtaaatagctataaataactttttaactCTATGTGAGAGACTATTTATAGTTCCTACTTGAATATTTGCCAAAAGGTGAAAAGGgggaagaaaaaataaagaaaagaaacataTTTAATAAACAATATACAGAATATGATATAAGTACTACTTCCTCTGTAAGATTCTGAAGTCAGTCTATGTAGATTCATTGATCCAAAtcccatctttctttttctcttacaAACTAAACTAAGAAGTTAAATTggattagattaatttaattaaatttagataCTCGAAAACTACACAAAAAATACTATAAGTTGTATTTTAtctcatattaatataataataaaaagcaCTCAAGAGTGTGGTCTAGTGGTCAATGAAATGATTGACAGAGAGTCATGAGGCTCCAAGTTCGATGAGACAAAAAGACTAGTTAATTCTTCCCATCTATCCTAGTTTTGGTGGGGATACGGTTACATGGTACATGTTACTGGGAGGTGATAGGTATCTCGTGAAATTAATCGAAATCCATAAAAGTTGACTCGAACTCTACGGtcgtaaagaaaaataatgaaagaagtatattaaaatgttgGTCAAAGTGCATACCTCTCTCTTGAGAAAACGCGACAAGTATAAGTGAAAAAACCATATTAAATACTTGTCAAAGTGCATACTGTTTGACTCTCGAGAAAGGAAACGCGACAAGTATAAGTGAGGGAGAAAgtacttttgaaataaatattatacTATGACAACTAACTATGCTCAATTCAAAACATTGAAAGCAAAAGCATAAACATTCAATATTCTATATTACACATGAAAAAATGCTTATAAATAAATAGGAATTTACCAAGATTGTCCATTTGCTGTTTTTTGCCGGATCCAGGAGGTCTCCCTCTACCTTTCTTCGACGAATTCGGCGAACCTGGTCCTCCAGAATGCATCTGAGCACCAGCAGAATTACCCGGATCTCGGGGCGACAAGCTACCGCCGAGAGAACCACCACCAACCGGCGGCGAAGCAGCCGGATTCAATCCCAATGCCATAGACCCATCCGGCCCGTATTTCCTAGGCCTCCCTCTCTTCCGTTTCATCGGCTCCGACGAATTATTGTTCAAGTTCTGCAACATCAATGTCCCAGCTCCGGCAGAAGCTTCAGCCGACTGGTACGGTGGCGGGGCAAACACAGCCGTATCTTCATCTCTGTAACCCAAATGCATATTCTGAACCACCGGCGTCGTTGCCGGAACATTCGAAGGAGAATTTTGAACTCCGGCAACACTGAAATGATCTCTACTCGTCATTACTCCACTACCTGCCTCAGTTACCGACATTTTTCATCGATTTTTCCCCCAAATTCACCTGAGAAAGAACAccataaccaaaaaaaaaacatttttttcagCTCCAATGGCTTCTATAAATCTACAAAATCACTCTTTGTAGCAGAAAAAAACGAAATTTACAGATTTCTTAGCTAAAACCCTAGCAAAAGTTCATCAGtataaaccctaaccctagaaATTCAACTGAAAATCAACAGAACAAAATTTTGCATAATTGATCAAGCTTAATTATAAACCCAGAAAAATTTCAgaattttccccaaatttttaACAGATcaagcaaaaaaataattaaaaaattaaataaaggtCGAAAAATAGTATCAAccataaacaattaaaaaaataattattttttcgaaaaataaaataaatctgaaaattcaattgaaaataagaagaaatctGAATTTTCTTACCGTAAATTGGAAATTGTCAAGAtggaagagaaaaagaaaatatatatttagggtttagagaagagaaaaaataaaagaaatagaaatgacctttttttttttttgagaaataatttgtgtttttttatttaaaaataaaaatacaaaataaataaaggtgaaaaaggaaaaaggcagGTAAGAAAAGGTAAGGCTAAAAATTGTTCTAGtacaattataattaataataattatatattgcaTTTAATTCCaagacctttttttttctttcaaatttatcaaTATGAACACGTGACttcatttcttttcaatttcttaaattttgtctAGTCATAAAAAatctgtatttttatttatttaggataATGACACCTTATGACAAGTGATGTCAtttgataataatttattttattaatactgataattactatataaataataaaatatggaataaaaataagtatagctaatatataataatattctttttgctaaatagatattttatttattgacgtttaccataaatatatatacgaagaaatttaagaatatagcgatatttaaaattgaaaaacataattCATTACTAAAATTTGTCTAACACAAAGAagtattttaaagttgaaagacataattttttactaaaatttgtCAAACACATAAATTATACGATtgacattttgataaatatgtttaatttatgGGTAATGTAGaagtgtatttaaaaaaaaaagacctatgataaatatgtttatattatatgtgtaaTGTGTGTTAATATTTTCGGTGATGGAATATATGATAAACCAACTAGACTCATGAAGCTCTTcttaaatataatgaaaaaactttcaatgtaaaaaattataatatgggGCGGAGCCGATATACATTCAGGGATTCATTTGAATCTCCTTCAACGAAAAATatagtattatttatatatgattagttattttttatgcatatgTAGTAGATATTAAATTCCTTTCGGTTATTTCGTGTGTTTGCTTCTTCAGATTTTAAATTTCCTATTCAAAAATCCTAGCCTCGCCATTGTCCGTAACAAAAAGATACTAAATCATATCTTGTACTccctttgtttcaatttatgcgacttattttccttttttagtcAGTCCAAAAATAATGATACATTTCTATATTAAGTAACAATTTaacaataaaatgatgattttatcCTTAATGAAACGATTTACCACCACACAAATTTCTATGACTCATTTTAGACtgcaaattttttaaaaaattcatttcttttttaaactctGTGCCGAATAAAATTACTATACGTAAAATAGAACGGaggaaatatttatttacatatcATAAAAAGTCTCAAGGAAAATCAGAAAAACGTCACaacaaacataatattttcattgaaaaaaCCGTTTCATACTTACTTTTTTGTCTCTTTTTCATTTAGTGTTCAGTACTCATTATAAACACTGACCAATATTGAACTATTCGCTCCCTAAAATACCACATTAAATAAAAGCAACTTTATACATAAAACTCGAACTCATAATCTCCCTTTATAAAAGGATACCACAACTTTTGGTGCCCtttttcaataataattttttttttaaaaaaacaaaactgCCAGAGTGGAATTTCCAACTGTATCTATTTGATGAAAATAGCAGAAAACTGGTTGGCTGTGAATTGGATACACCAATATCTCTGCTTcttcaaagaaaacaaaaaaataaaacagaaatggtgactctttcatcttcatcttcatcttcatctccATGTTTGAATCATTACCAGTATCAAGCTATTCTTCGCTCGCCACGTGTCCCTTTAATTTCCTCTGAACTTCTTAAAGGTTcaatttttacttctttatcttCGTAAACGTTTACATATatcaactaattttattttatttttcacttgtTTAGTTCCCAAGAAAAATGGAAACTCACTTATTTTCTGCTGCAACAACACTGTGCCTGATTCAAGAACagggtatttttttttatttccttcaGTTAACTTTTTGTTGTCATTCGAATTTTACCCAATGTAACAATAAAGTCGCTAAATTTTACTCAATACAACAATAAAGTCAACTATTTTGTTGATAATTGTCGTGTCTGAGTCTGCTTGCGTGCATTATGAAGTATAATTGCTACCACTTTACTCAACGTAGTAGTAAAGTCGATATTTGTTTTATAATCGTGTTGTTAGGCCAGCTTATCGTCaccttgtttatttttattttataatggtGTTGTTTATGCTAAGCTAATATGCACTTCAATCCCACTAACACAGGTACGGTGAAACTCTATCTGTTAAGGCTCGGGCAGATGAGAAGAAATCACTTAGTATTTTGCGAGATAAATTTTGTTGATAATACacaaattgttttaaatttttccattaTAGTGATTAGAGGGTAAAAATATGTGACTTTATTGATATAGTGGATAAAACTCAGTAATTTTAATTGAcaatatatttgtgtttttaGTGTTGTCGACTATGGTAGCTAAAATTCAGTTAGTTTGATGTGTTAAGGATAAATTTGTGTGTTTGTTGTTATCGTTAGTAAAGTTTTGTGATCATACGCGAAAatatccttttctttttttctttttgtgtgttTTATTTCATTCGGTTACCATGAACTGTTGTCAATTTTCGATCAGCTAGATCGATTATCAGAGCACATTTGTgaatttcttcttttgtttaCCTCATTTGATTCTGCATTTTGAATATTTGGATAGCGAGCAAGTTAAAGGAGAATGCGTAACCAAGAGAAGAGAGCTCCTCCTACAGGCTGGCTCTGTTGCATTTTCTCTGTCCGCCTTTACATCGATTGCATTGGCAGAGAAAGGTACACTTTGGTTAATTTTTCGACTTTGACATGCTCAGTATCCTTCAAAATGTCTACTTGCTAAAAAGAGTGATGTTATTTCAGATGTCCCGGAGGAGTTTCGTGTTTATTCAGATGATGTCAACAagtttaagatcatgataccTAGTGGTATGGTTTTTACATTCCGTATTTTTCTTCTTGAGTGGAAGTATTTTAGGTGCTCTCTTCATCGATAAAACCATGTGCTAAGAGCGCGTATGGATATTATGATTTACAGTAGCTGTGACTGTTAATTCTGTAAGAAACTTGAGAGTTGGTATGTAAAATGTAGTAACAAAAATTggatcttttcttctttttttttggataaccGTAGTGACTTTGGGCAACTTGACTAATTCCGGGGTGTCTACTACCTCCCATCAGTACAGTTATCGTGTAACTCGGTCTACCAAGGCttggatagaaaaggaaaatCACCTTTCGTGAACAAATATAGGATCTTTTTGGCTTAGATATTGAGACGTAAAACTTTTAAATCCATAGTTCTTGAGAAGAGATGATCT
This portion of the Solanum pennellii chromosome 12, SPENNV200 genome encodes:
- the LOC107005255 gene encoding cysteine protease XCP1-like, whose product is MASKFSFLILFPILLLSLIMSRATFARDFSIVGYSPDDLNSIDNIINLFETWMEKHNKIYKSIEEKLHRFEIFRDNLKHIDERNNIVSNYWLGLNDFADLSHDEFKKMYLGLKVQNEKRSNDEFIYSDFVDLPKSVDWRKKGAVTDVKNQGSCGSCWAFSTVAAVEGINQIKTGNLTSLSEQELIDCDTKYNSGCNGGLMDYAFQFIVSQGGLHKEDDYPYLMEEGTCDEKRDESEVVTIDGYHDVPANDEQSLLKALANQPLSVAIEASGRDFQFYKGGVFDGHCGTALDHGVAAVGYGSTKGLDYIIVKNSWGAKWGEKGFIKMKRNTGKASGLCGINKMASFPTKNK
- the LOC107007629 gene encoding AT-hook motif nuclear-localized protein 10; translation: MSVTEAGSGVMTSRDHFSVAGVQNSPSNVPATTPVVQNMHLGYRDEDTAVFAPPPYQSAEASAGAGTLMLQNLNNNSSEPMKRKRGRPRKYGPDGSMALGLNPAASPPVGGGSLGGSLSPRDPGNSAGAQMHSGGPGSPNSSKKGRGRPPGSGKKQQMDNLGSTGFGFTPHIIAVKPGEDVAYKIMSFSQNGPRAVCILSASGAISYVTLKQTATSGGTATYEGRFDILSLSGSFMLSDIGGQQSRTGGLSVSLAGSDGRILGGCVAGVLTAASPVQVIVGSFIADGRKEPKTSNHFEVLPAPLNANLGVGGGLTGANSPPSRGTYSESSGGPGSPINQRGPVCTNDNLQGISSMPWK